GGGGCGTTCATCGACTCGGTGCTGGACTTGGTGGACGCGTTCTACGGCGATGTCGTGCAGTACCTGAAGGCCTGGTCCGCAGCGCCTCCACGGATGCGGGAGGCAGAGCCTGAGCCGGTCCAGCCGGTAGCGCTATCCTCCACGTCGTTGTCCTCGCAGGACGGAGCCGAACCAGCCGCGGATCCGTCACCAATCGTGGCGGGGGAGGGCGGCCGCGAGCAGTCTGAGAAGTCGAACTGAACTGGTCACTCAAAGCCCGCTGCGGGACGCGAGACGGGAATCGAGTTGCGCACGGGCGCGGCAGTAAAGGCGGCGAATTGCCCTACGTCGCCTGACACCCCGGACACCAGTACGTCGACCGCTCCTTGCCCGGCTCCCCGTCCTCAGCTCGCCGGATCTTGGCACCGCACCGGCGACACGGCTGGTCGCGGCGGCCGTACACCCACAGCCGCTGGCCGCGGCGCGCGATGCCGGTGGTGGTGCGCTCGCCGCGGAGCTTGTTGGCCTCGAGCATCCGTTGGGAGAGCACGAGCATCTTGCGCAGCTTCGCGTCGTCGAGCTGACCGACGGGGGTGTGCGGGTGGACACCGGAGACGAAGCAGATCTCGGACTTGAAGACGTTGCCGACGCCCGCGAGGACGCGCTGGTCGAGGAGCACCTCGGCGATCGCGCGGTCCTGATCGGTCCCGCGCATCCGGCGCAGCGCCTCGTCGACGTCCCAGTCGGGGCCGAGGAGGTCAGGGCCGAGGTGGCCGACGAAGGTGTCCTCCTCGGCCGTGGGGGCGAGGTCGACGACGCCGAGCTCGAAGCCCAGCGCGTCGATGCGGTCGGCTGCATCGCGTTCACCGACTGCGAGGCGCACGCGCAGCAGGTGCGTCGGGCGGCGCCACTTGTCGCCCGGCCGCTGCACCTGCCAGATGCCCTCCATCTTCAGGTGCGTGTGCAGGGTCAGCGGGGGAGAGTCGCCAGCCGCGGAGAAGCGGGTAAGCAAGTGCTTGCCACGGGGGATCGTGCCCAGCACGGTGCGACCCGCCAGGTCGACGGTCGCGTAGGCCGGCACGCGGAAGTCCGAGAGCGTGAGCACCCGTCCGGTCAGGGCCTCGTCGAGCTCGCGCGCGGCGCGATAGACGGTGTCGCCCTCAGGCACTGCCGCCCCCGGTCCACCCCGTCCCGGACTCGCGCAACCGCAGGCCACGCGGGGTGACCACGAAGCCGTTCTCCGCCAGGGCATCGCGCAACCGCGCCGCCGGACCGTCGCCGGCCAGCAGCGAGACGCCGTCCGCCCGCTCGACCGTCAGCCGGCCGAGGGCCCCGCGGCGTACGGCTGTGGCCAGCGACCGGACCGCCACACCCAGCGCGTCCTTGTCGAGCTCGCCGAAGGTCAGCAGCGTCTTGCCGCCGCGCTCGACGTAGAGCGCGAGCTCACCGTCCACGAGCACCACGAGTGCGCCCGCCTTGCGGCCGGGCCGGTGGCCGGGGCCGGTCGCGCCGTCACCGTCACCCTCGACAACGCGCTCGGGCCAGGCCAGCGCGGCGCCGTACGGGTTGGCGGGGTCGGTGGCGGCGAGTGCGACGCCGACCGGTGCCGTGCCTGGCTCCTCGCCCGGCGCTCGGGAGAACGTGCGCAGCCGGTCGACCGCGCCGGCGGGCCCGAACTGCGCGGCGCCGAGGCCCTCGACGAAGTACCCCCGCCGGCAGCGCCCGGTCTCCTCGAACGCCGCCAGCACCTTGTAGACCGCGGCGAACCCGCCCGGCACCCGCTCGGCCGCGACCGCACCGCGGGTGACGACGCCGTGGCGCTCGAGCAGCGCCTCGGTGACGGCGTGCGCCCGCCTGGTCGGGTCGCGGTCGAGCTCCGGCAGCAGGGTCCAGCGGCCGGCGGCGCCCTCGGGCAGGCTGCGCACCCCGCCGCGACCCGGCCGGCCCAGGCGTCCCGGTCGTCCGGCCCGGGCGCGCGGCGCCGGCGCCCGCGTGCGGTGGGTGCCGCGTCCGCCGACGAGCGAGCGCAGGGGAGCCAGCGTGTCGTTGCCGACGTGGCCGGCCCACATCAGGTCGTGCAGCGCGCGCAGCACGTCAGGATCACTGGCCTCGACCCGCGCCGAGAGCTGCGGGAAGAACCATGCACCACCGCCGGCGAGCGCCTCGAGCAGCGCCTCGTGGACGGGCGTCATCTCGACCTCGGTCGGCTCCGGCAGCGTCAAGTGCGCGGTGTCGGCGAGGTGCAACGAGACCCAACCGTCCTTGCCGCCGACTGCACCCTGACCGGCCCAGACGACCTCGCCCGTGGAGGTGAGCTCGTCGAGGTAGGCCGGCTGGTAGTCGTCGACCCGCGCCGGTAGCACCAGTGATTCCAGCGCGGACGCCGGCACGGCACACCCGGCCAGCTGCTCGACGGCAGCCAGCACGCCGTCGACCCCGCGAAGGCGGCTGCTGCCGGTGGCGCCGACCGACTGCCAGGCGGGGAGGAAGCGACCGAGCGCGGCCGGCTCGACCGGCTCGACCTCCTGGCGCAGCTTCGCCAACGACCGGCGGCGCAGTCGGCGCAGGACCTCGGCGTCACACCACTCCTCGCCGACGCCACCGGGGCGGAACTCGCCCTCCAGCACGCGCCCGGACGCCGCGAGGCGCAGCAGGGTCTGGCGGACGACCGCGACTCCGAGGCCGAGCCGCGTCGCGCACTCCGCGGCGGCGAACGGCCCGTGGGTGCGGGCGTAGCGGCCGACCAGGTCGCCGAGTGGGTCCTCGACCGACTCGGTGAACGCCGACGGCGTGCCGGGCGGCACCGGGACGCCGAGCCCATCGCGCAGCCGGCCGACGTCCTCGACGGTCGCCCAGCGCTCCTCGCCGGCGATGCGCACCTCCACGACGCGGCGGGCCGCGGCCAGCTCGGCGACCCAGGTGGCGGCGTCGGCTCCCTCGACCGCGCGCGCCGCGACCTCGTCGGTGGTCAGCGGGCCGAGCAGTCGCAGCAGGTCGGCGACACCCTCGGCGTCGCGGGCGCGACGGTCGGGCGCAAGCCGCTGGAGCTCGGCCTCGACCTCGACCAGCACCTCGGGGTCGAGCAGCTCGCGCAGCTCCGCACGCCCGAGCAGCTCGGCGAGCAGGCTCTGGTCGAGGGTCAGTGCGGCCGCGCGCCGCTCGGCGAGCGGGGAGTCGCCCTCGTAGAGGAACGCCGCGACATAGCCGAACAGCAGCGACCGCGCGAACGGCGAGGGCTGGTTGCCGGCGACCTCGACCACCCGCAGCGTGCGGTTGTCGAGGTCACGGTGGAGCGCGACGAGCGCCGGGACGTCGTACACGTCCTGCAGGCACTCGCGGACAGCCTCGAGCACGATGGGGAAGGACGGGTACTTCGACGCCACCTCGAGCAGCTGCGCCGAGCGCTGGCGCTGCTGCCACAGCGGCGAGCGGCGCCCGGGGTCACGACGGGGGAGCAGCAGTGCACGCGCGGCGCACTCGCGGAAGCGGGAGGCGAACAGCGCCGACCCACCGACCTCGGAGGTGACGATCTCCTCGATCTCGTCGGGGGCGAACATCACCAGCTCCGCACCCGGCGGCTCCGCGTCGGTGTCGGGCAGCCGCAGCACGATGCCGTCGTCGCTGGGGATCGCCTGGGCGTCGACGCCGTACCGCTCCCGCATCCGGGTCGCGATCGCCTGCGCCCACGGCGCGTGGACCGGCGTGCCGTAGGGCGAGTGCAGCACCAGCCGCCAGTCGCCCAGCTCATCGCGGAACCGCTCGAGCACCAGCGTCTTGTCGGTGGGTACGGCGCCGGTGGCCGCTGCCTGCTCGTGGACGAAGGTGACGAGATTGCCAGCGGCCCACTCATCCAGGCCGGACTCGCGGCAGCGCTTGCGCGCCGCGTCCGGGGCCAGCGCGGCGATCTCGCGGGTGAATGCGCCCACTGCCGCGCCGAGCTCGGCTGGACGACCGAGCTGGTCGCCCTTCCAGAACGGCAGTCGGCCCGGGACTCCGGGCGCGGGCGTGACGAGCACGCGATCGTGGGTGATGTCCTCGATGCGCCAGCTGGTCGCACCCAGGGCGAAGACGTCGCCGACGCGGGACTCGTAGACCATCTCCTCGTCCAGCTCGCCGACCCGGGCGCCGCCCTTGTCGGAGCCGGAGACGAGGAAGACGCCGAAGAGTCCGCGGTCGGGAATGGTGCCGCCGCTGGTGACCGCGAGCCGCTGCGCGCCCGGACGTCCGCTGAGGTTGTTGGCCACGCGGTCCCAGACGATGCGCGGGCGCAGCTCGGCAAACTCGTCGCTGGGGTAGCGGCCCGCGAGCAGGTCCAGGGTCGCGTCGTACGCCGAACGGGGGAGCCCGGCGAAGGACGCCGAGCGGCGTACGACGGCGTAGAGCTCGTCGACGTCCCAGTCCTCCATCGCGACCATCGCGACGACCTGCTGGGCGAGGACATCGAGCGGGTTGGCCGGGATGCGCAGCGACTCGATCGCACCGGCCCGCATGCGTTCGACTGCCACCGCGGTGGGCACGAGGTCGGCGCGGTGCTTGGGGAAAAGCACGCCGCGCGAGATCTCTCCGACCTGGTGGCCCGCGCGCCCCACGCGCTGCAGCGCTGAGGCGATGCTGGGCGGGCTCTCGACCTGGATCACCTGGTCGACCGCACCCATGTCGATGCCGAGCTCGAGGCTGGACGTCGCCACCACCGCGGGCAGCCGCCCCTGCTTGAGGTCGTCCTCGATGAGCGCGCGCTGCTCCTTGCTGACCGAGCCGTGGTGAGCGCGGGCGACCAGCGTCGGGGCGCCGTCGGCGCGGCCGGACTGCGCCATGATCTGCGCGGGCGGCCTGGGGTCGGCTTCGGTCGCGATGCCCGCGCGCTCGGCAGTGATCTCGTTGAACCGCGCCGTCAGTCGCTCGGCCAGCCGCCGGGAGTTGGCGAAGACGATCGTCGAGCGCGCCTCGCCGATGAGGTCGACGATGCGCTCCTCGACGTGGGGCCAGATCGAGCCGCTGCGCTCGTCCTCCTCGCCCGCGGCGCTGCCGAGCTCGCCGAGGTCCTCGACCGGTACGACGACCGAGAGGTCCCACTCCTTGGTCGAGGGCGGCGCCACGATCTCCACCGGCGCCTGGCCCCCGAGGAACCGTGCGACCTCCTCGATCGGTCGCACCGTCGCGGACAGACCGATGCGCTGAGCGGGTTTGTCGAGCAGCGCGTCGAGTCGCTCGAGCGTCAACGCGAGGTGGGCGCCGCGCTTGGTGCCGGCGACGGCGTGCACCTCGTCGAGCACGACCGTCTCGACACCGCGCAGGGTCTCGCGCGCCGCCGAGGTCAGCATGAGGAACAGCGACTCCGGCGTGGTGATCAGGATGTCCGGGGGAGCGGTCGCCAGCTTCCGTCGCTCCGCCGGCGGGGTGTCACCGGACCGGATGCCGACCCGCACCTCGGTCGCGGTCTCGCCAAGTCGCTCAGCGGTCTGGCGGATGCCGGTCAACGGAGCGCGCAGGTTGCGCTCGACGTCGACGGCCAGCGCCTTGAGCGGGGAGATGTAGAGCACCCGGCAGCGCTGCAGCTTCTCGGCCGGCGGCGGGGTGCTCAGCAGCTTGTCGATCGACCACAGGAACGCCGACAGCGTCTTGCCCGAACCCGTCGGCGCGACGACCAGCGCGTTGTCACCCGCCGCGATCGCCCGCCACGCACCCTCCTGCGCCGGGGTGGGCTCGGCGAAGGCCGCAGCGAACCACGTGCGCGTGGGTGCGGCGAAGAGGTCGAGGACGTCGCTCACGCCTTTGATACTGCCCGACGGCACCGACTGCGGGGTCTCGACTCCGCTGCGGTGATCGAGCGTCGGCGAGGGACGAGCCGGCGTATCGAGACCCCCGCGGGTCGGGTGGTGGGATCTCGATACACCCGGCTCGGCTGGCGCCTCGCCGTGGCACTCGATCACCTACAGGGAGCTCGGCTGGCGCCTCGCCGTGGCACTCGATCACCTACAGGGAGCTCGGCTGGCGCCTCGCCGTGGCACTCGATCACCTACAGGGAGCTCGGCTGGCGCCTCGCCGTGGCACTCGATCACCTACAGGGAGCTCGGCTGGCGCCTCGCCGTGGCACTCGATCACCTACAGGGAGCTCGGCTGGCGCCTCGCCGTGGCACTCGATCACCTACAGGGAGCTCGGCTGGCGCCTCGCCGTGGCACTCGATCACCTACCGGGAGCTCGACCGGCTACGGGACGTCGGTCTCCATGTCGCGGGTCCAGGCCGCCTTGGCGGCACGCCACTGTTCGTCGGTGTCGGGGTGGCGCCAGTACGGCGAGCAGGACAGGTCCTCACGGCTGACCACGCCGGTGCTCAGCAGGTGTCGGCGTACGGCGCGGGTGGCCTCCGCCTCCCCGTGGACGAACGCGCTACACCGGCCGACGGGAAGCGACAGGTCGGCGACGGTGCGGGCGAGCTGCTCGGCGTCGTACGGCGTGCCGGTGTGGACCCAGGTGACCGACAGGTCGCCGGGGGAGTCGAGCTTGAGCTCCTCCTCGGCGCCCGCGACCTCGATGACCGCGACGACCGGGACGCCCGCCGCCACGCGCTCGGCCGCACCCGCGATCGCCGGCAGCGCACTGGCGTCGCCGACGAGCAGGTGCCAGTCGGCAGCCGGGGCCGGCGACCAGTCGCCGGCCGGGCCGCGGAACTGCAGCGTGTCGCCGGGACGGGCGTGCAGCGCCCAACGTCCGGCGTACCCGACGTCGCCGTGGGTCACGATGTCGAGCGTCAGCTGCCGCGCGACCGGGTCCCACGCCCGGACCGTGATCCGGCGCGGGAAGGGTCGCTGCTCCCACGGGAGCTCACGGACCGCAGCGTCGTCGAACGGCGCGGTGTAGCCCGCCTCGGGCGGCAGGAAGAACCCGTTGACGTAGGAGTCCGCGCCACCCGGAGCGGCGAAACCGTCCAGACCCGGACCACCCAGGACGACCCGGATCAGGTGCGGGGTCAGCGCCTCGGTCGCCACGACCTCGCCGTGCATGGCTCTCCTCTGTTGAAGTTAGGCCGACCTTAGTCGAGTAGTCCAGCGGCGGGCGTAGGGTGCTCCGGTGACCACCAGCACGGGGGATCGGCCCGCGATGATCAGCGCCCGCGGACTGCGCAAGGAGTTCGGCTCTTTCACCGCCGTCGACGGGATCGACCTCGAGGTCCCCGCCGGGCAGGCGTTCGGCTTCCTCGGCCCCAATGGCGCCGGCAAGTCCTCCTCGATGCGCATGATCGCGGCCGTCTCGCCGATCTCCGGCGGAGAGCTGCGCGTGCTCGGCATGGACCCCGCCACCCACGGCCCGCAGATCCGCGCTCGGCTCGGTGTCTGCCCCCAGGACGACACCCTCGACGTCGAGCTCAACGTCCGCGACAACCTGCTCGTCTATGGCCGCTACTTCGGCCTGCCGCGCGGCGAGGTGCGCGACCGCGCCGACGAGCTGCTGGAGTTCGTGCAGCTGACCGAGAAGGCCAAGTCACGCGTCGAGGACCTCTCCGGCGGGATGAAGCGCCGCCTCACCATCGCGCGCAGCCTCATCAACCGCCCCGACCTGCTGCTGCTCGACGAGCCGACCACCGGCCTCGACCCGCAGGCGCGCCACGTCCTGTGGGACCGGCTGTTCCGGCTCAAGGCGCAGGGCGTCACGCTCGTGCTCACCACGCACTACATGGACGAGGCCGAGCAGCTGTGCGACCGGCTGGTGGTCATGGACAAGGGCCGCATCGTCGCCGACGGCTCGCCGCTGGAGCTGATCCGCTCGCACTCCACCCGCGAGGTCACCGAGCTGCGCTTCGGTGTCTCCGTCGACGGTGGGCACGACGCGCTGGCCGACCAGGTCGCCGACCTGGCCGACCGCGTCGAGGTGCTGCCCGACCGGCTGCTGCTCTACAGCGAGCACGGCGAGGAGACGCTGGCCTTGGTCCACGAGCGCGGTCTGCAGCCCGCGGCGGTGCTCGTGCGCCGCTCCACGCTGGAGGACGTGTTCCTCCACCTGACCGGACGCTCGCTGGTGGACTGATGAGCAGCATTCGCCCCACCGACACCACCGGCAGCACAGCCGAAGCCGTCCCCGTGCCGACGACCGGCCAGCTCGTCGCGCGCCAGCTCGACTACTGGGGCCGCGTCTACCTGCGCACCTGGCACGGCACGCTTGCCTCGTCGTTCCTCATGCCGTTGCTGTACGTCGTCGCGATCGGCGTCCTGCTCGGCGGCTACATCGACAGCGACCCCGCGCAGCTCGAGGGCGCTTCGTCGTACCTCGCCTTCGTCGTCCCCGGCATGATCGCCGGCCAGGTGATGACCGTCGGTGTCAGCGAGACCAGCTGGCCGGTCATGAGCGGCATCAAGTGGCAGAAGGTGTACGTCGGCCAGATCGCCACGCCGCTGACGGTGCCGTCGATCGTGCTGGCCCAGCTGGCCTTCGTCGGGTTCCGGCTCTTCGTCGCGGTCGCCGTCTTCCTGCTCGTCCTCGCGCCGTTCGGCGTGCTCGCGACCTGGTGGGGCGCGCTGCTCGCCGTACCCGTCCTCATCCTCGTCGGCCTCGCCTTCGCCGCGGTGTGCTTCGGGTTCACCGCCGGGCTGGACTCCGACACGACCCTGACGGTGATCTACCGCCTCGCGATCCTGCCGATGTTCCTCTTCTCCGGCGCCTTCTTCCCGGTCAGCCAGCTGCCGACCGCGCTGGAGTGGGCGGCCAAGGCCACACCCCTGTGGCACGGCGTCTCGCTGACCCGGATGCTCACCACCGACACCCTCGCCGGGGGCCAGGCGCTCGTGCACCTGGTCTACCTCGGCGCCCTCGCGGCGTTCGGCACCTGGTGGGCCGTGCGTCGCCTGACCGCGAAGCTGGTGGTCTGATGGCCGTCGCGGGCTACCTCGCCGCCAAGCGTCCCGAGCCCACCGTGCTGCCGCCGGCGGTCGGCACCGGGCTCGTCGTACGCCGCCACGTCCTGGCCATGCGCAACGTCTGGTGGATCTTCGCCACCGGCTTCCTCGAGCCGCTGCTCTACCTGCTCTCCATCGGCATCGGCGTCGGCGCGCTCGTCGGCGGCTTCGAGATCGGGGGCAAGGAGGTCGCGTACGCCGCCTTCGTCGCGCCCGGCATGCTCGCCGCCTCCGCCATGAATGGCGCGGTCATGGACTCGACGATGAACGTCTTCCATCGGCTGAAGTACGACAAGCTCTACGACCAGATGCTGTCGACGCCGCTGACCGCGGTGCAGGTCGCCGGCGGCCAGATTGGGTTCTCCCTGGCCCGCGGGGGGCTCTACTCCGCGGCGTTCCTCGCGATCATGGGCGCGCTCGGGTACGTCGAGTCGTGGTGGGGCGTGCTCGCGCTGCCGGCGACGCTGCTGGTCGGCTTCGCGTTCGCCGCCGTGGGCATGGCGGTCACGACGTTCATGCGGTCGTGGCAGGACCTCGAGCTCGTGCAGCTGGTCGTCATGCCGATGTTCATGTTCTCGGCGACGTTCTTCCCCGTCGACACCTTCGAGGGATGGCTGCGGGTCGTGGTGGAGTGCACGCCGCTCTACCGCGGCGTCGTGCTGTGCCGCGAGCTCACCACGGGCGTCCTCACCTGGGACTCCGCGATCTCGGTGGTCTACCTCGCGGCGATGGGGCTCGCGGGCCTGTGGGTATGCCGACGTCGGCTGACCACGCTGCTGCTGTCCTGACGTTCCGGTCCTGCGGGTGGCTCCGGTCACGCAGGCACTAGGTCCGTAGGGATCACGGGTTGGGGTGACACCCGGTGAGCCTGCGCGTAGGTGTGGGCCACGGAAGACAGTCTCTGGATTGCTGAGATCTAGAGAACAGGAAGTCATTCCGTGACCCACGACGACATTGTGTACGACAGGCGTGTGCGAGTGCTCGAGTACGCAGCGAGAATCAACAACGTGAGCGAGGCGTGCCGAGTGTTCGGCATCTCGCGCAAGACTTACTACGAGTGGGTCAACAAAGCCGAGCAGTACGGCCTCTCGGCACTGCTGCCGCGTGAGCGACGCCGTCCGCACATGCCGAACGCGATGTCCTCCGAAGAGGTCGCGGTGATCCTCTCCGAAGCGATCGCCAAGCCGACGCTGGGTCCGAAGTCGTTGCTTCGCCACCTCAGCAAGCGCGGTGTCGACCGGTCGGCCTCAGGCGTCGCGAAGGTCCTCAAGCGTCACAACCTGGGCACCGCCAAGCAGCGGATCATCGCGTTGGCCAGTCTGACTGCCACCGAAACCGGGCAGCTCACCGAGGCTGCCCTCGAGGGCCCCTTCGGGTTCTGCCAATACGCCTCCCGCCCGGGCCAGGTCGTAGCCCTGGATGCGTTCTACGTCGGGCGCCTCAAGGGCGTGGGTGCGGTGTGGCAGCTGACCGCGGTCGACATCGCCACCCGGATCGCGGTCGTCCAGCTCGTCGTGGGCGACAAGACAGCCGCCGTCACGGCGCTGCTCCTGGATCATCTGAAGAAGGCGCTGCGCAAGCACGGCATCACCCTCGAAGGGGTCCTGACCGACAACGGTCCAGAGTTCGTCGGCAAGGCGTTCCAAGCCCGCGTCGGCGAGCTCGGGCTGCATCATCACCGGATCCCGCCGAGGTCACCGAACCACAACGCGGTGTGCGAGAGGTTCCACGGAACCGTGCTCCACGAGTTCTACCGGCCCCACTTCCACCGAGGACGGGTCGAAGACATCGCGCTGCTCGACAGGGCCCTGCAGGCCTGGGTCGTCGACTACAACAACGAGCGCCCCAACCACGGCGACTACATGGCCGGCCGCACCCCGCTGCAAGTCAAGAAGGAACTCAAGCGCCGCATCCGGCAGACTGCTGCCTGACCGACCGGTCAAGCAACCCAGAGACACCGACCTGTCACCCCGACCCGTGCGCCGGAAGGTCTAGTCCGCAGCGTTCCGGGGAAGGGTGCCCGCGAGTGGCCGTAGCGGCCACGTGCGCGCCGACCCGGAAGGAACGATGAACGACGTGTCTGCCCTGGTCTCGACGGTGATGTTCGTCGTGGCCGGGGTCCTGCTCGTCGCTGTCGTCGCCGGGCTGTGGCGGGCCGCCAGGGGCCCCACGACGCGCGACCGGCTCACGGCCTTCGTCCTGCTCGGCACCACCGGAGCGGCGTTGTTCGCCGTCCTCGGCTCCGCCACCGAGACGGCGGCGCTCCGCGACGCAGCGCTCATCCTCGTCGCCCTGGCCACCGTCGTCACCGTCGTGCTGGCCCGGCCCGGACAGCAGCCCTCGGAGCGGTCGGAGCCGGAGCAGTGATCGCCGCCGCGGAGGCGGTCGCGAACGTCGCGGTGATCGTCCTGCTGGTGGCCGGCACCGGCTTCTTCGTCGTCGGGACCGTCGGGGTGCTCCGGTTCCCCGATCTGCCCACGCGCCTGCACGCGGTCGCCAAGGCCGACAGCCTCGGCCTCGGGTTGGTCACGGTGGGCCTGGTCGTGCACGCGGTCATCGACGGCGGCGGGCTCGGGGTCGCGGCCAAGCTCGTCCTGATCTGGCTCCTCGCGCTGCTCGGGACCGCCACCAACAGTCACCTGCTCGCCGTCGCCCCCGGCGAGGAGTGGGAGGACGAGCCGGAGGACGCGCCATGACCGGCACGGCCGGTGTCATCGACGTCGCGCTCGCCGGCGCGGTCCTGGTGGTGGCCGTAGCGGCCGTCGCTCTCCCGCGGCGTCCGGCTGCGGTGACGGCGTTCCTGGTCTTCGGGATCCTGCTCGCCGTCCTCTGGGCGCGACTGGGCGCACCCGACGTCGCGCTCGCCGAGGCCGCCCTCGGCGGCGGTGTGGCCGGGGCGCTGCTCGTCGACGCGCTCTCCTCGCCACCCGCCCCCGGCGTACGCCGCAGGTCGGGCTGGCTCGTGGGCGCGGCAGCGCTCGCCGGGGCGGTGGTCGTCGGCACGCTGGTCGCGATCGTGCGCACGCTCCCCGACAGCGCGGGTCCGGTGCCGGCCCTGGTGGACCAGGAGATCGGGGAGTCCGGAGCCACGCATCCGACCACCGCCGTGCTGCTCAACTTCCGCAGCTACGACACGCTGCTGGAGATCGCCGTCCTCGTCGTCGTGGTCGTGGCCGCGTCCGGAGTGGCACACGGCACCGCTCCCGTCCTCGGTCCGCCACCGCCCGTGCTGCACACGCTGGCCGTCCTGCTGCTGCCCGTGCTGGTGCTGCTGGCCGGGTGGCTGCTGGTGGCCGGGACCACGCGACCGGGCGGCGCCTTCCAGGCGGGTGCGGTCCTGGGAGCGGCGCTGGTGGTGGCACACCTGGCCGGCGTCCGCGGGGTGGACCTCGGAGGACCGACAGCAGCCGCCCTGGTGGCCGGGGGACTGCTCGTCTTCGTGGCGCTGGCGTTCGGCACTGCCGTGGCGGG
The nucleotide sequence above comes from Nocardioides massiliensis. Encoded proteins:
- a CDS encoding monovalent cation/H+ antiporter complex subunit F — translated: MNDVSALVSTVMFVVAGVLLVAVVAGLWRAARGPTTRDRLTAFVLLGTTGAALFAVLGSATETAALRDAALILVALATVVTVVLARPGQQPSERSEPEQ
- a CDS encoding cation:proton antiporter, coding for MIAAAEAVANVAVIVLLVAGTGFFVVGTVGVLRFPDLPTRLHAVAKADSLGLGLVTVGLVVHAVIDGGGLGVAAKLVLIWLLALLGTATNSHLLAVAPGEEWEDEPEDAP
- a CDS encoding hydrogenase subunit MbhD domain-containing protein, producing the protein MTGTAGVIDVALAGAVLVVAVAAVALPRRPAAVTAFLVFGILLAVLWARLGAPDVALAEAALGGGVAGALLVDALSSPPAPGVRRRSGWLVGAAALAGAVVVGTLVAIVRTLPDSAGPVPALVDQEIGESGATHPTTAVLLNFRSYDTLLEIAVLVVVVVAASGVAHGTAPVLGPPPPVLHTLAVLLLPVLVLLAGWLLVAGTTRPGGAFQAGAVLGAALVVAHLAGVRGVDLGGPTAAALVAGGLLVFVALAFGTAVAGGGWLVLSPSWAGAAILAVETALTVSIGIALARLFVVNRRGARFGGGAS